A stretch of the Bordetella genomosp. 8 genome encodes the following:
- the rnhA gene encoding ribonuclease HI, which translates to MIDGSTAGADARMEVVELWTDGACKGNPGPGGWGVLMRSGTHEKTLHGGEMATTNNRMELMAVIQGLAALKRPCQVTIHVDSQYVMKGMMEWIANWKRRGWITADKKPVKNAELWRALDEQVSRHKVAWRWVRGHAGDPGNERADELANLGVEEARRGRPAQGRPA; encoded by the coding sequence ATGATCGATGGCAGTACGGCTGGCGCGGACGCCAGGATGGAAGTGGTGGAACTCTGGACCGACGGCGCCTGCAAGGGCAATCCGGGGCCGGGCGGCTGGGGCGTCCTGATGCGTTCGGGTACGCATGAAAAAACACTGCATGGCGGTGAAATGGCGACCACCAACAACCGCATGGAACTCATGGCCGTGATCCAGGGGCTGGCGGCGCTGAAGCGTCCCTGCCAGGTGACCATACACGTGGATTCCCAGTACGTCATGAAAGGCATGATGGAGTGGATCGCCAACTGGAAGCGGCGTGGCTGGATCACGGCGGACAAGAAGCCGGTCAAGAATGCGGAGCTGTGGCGCGCGCTGGACGAGCAGGTGTCGCGCCACAAGGTCGCGTGGCGCTGGGTGCGCGGCCACGCGGGGGATCCCGGCAACGAGCGCGCGGACGAGTTGGCGAACCTGGGCGTGGAAGAAGCCAGGCGCGGGCGCCCGGCTCAGGGGCGCCCGGCATAA
- a CDS encoding YihY/virulence factor BrkB family protein → MHIKQFFSLAKKAVNAWLDDYAPSMGAAIAFYTVFSLAPLVIIVIAVAGFFWGREAVQGQLFEQINALVGADGAKAVESVVQGAQAPAQGIFATIVSVVVLLVGSTTVFAELQSALDRIWEVPAAEKQSGIWNTIRARLLSLGLVLALAFLLMVSLIVSAVLAAMGSWASGMMPGWEIMLQAINIVVALAIMTVLFAMIYRFMPRASVAWRDVWTGAFVTAVLFEIGKFLIGLYVGKASVASSYAAAGSLVVVLIWVYYAAQVFLLGAEFTWVYANEHGSRRGAARPAAVAAQP, encoded by the coding sequence ATGCATATCAAACAGTTCTTCAGCCTGGCGAAGAAAGCCGTCAATGCGTGGCTGGACGATTACGCGCCCAGCATGGGCGCGGCCATTGCCTTCTATACGGTCTTCTCGCTGGCGCCGCTGGTCATCATCGTGATCGCGGTGGCGGGCTTCTTCTGGGGCCGCGAAGCGGTGCAGGGGCAGTTGTTCGAGCAGATCAACGCGCTGGTCGGCGCCGATGGCGCGAAAGCCGTGGAAAGCGTGGTGCAGGGGGCGCAGGCGCCCGCGCAAGGCATCTTCGCCACCATCGTCAGCGTGGTCGTCCTGCTGGTCGGCTCCACCACAGTCTTCGCCGAATTGCAGAGCGCCCTGGATCGCATCTGGGAAGTCCCCGCGGCGGAGAAGCAGTCCGGCATCTGGAACACCATCCGCGCCCGGCTGCTGTCGCTGGGACTGGTGCTGGCGCTGGCCTTCCTGCTGATGGTGTCGCTGATCGTCAGCGCCGTGCTGGCCGCGATGGGCAGTTGGGCCTCGGGAATGATGCCGGGTTGGGAGATCATGCTGCAGGCCATCAACATCGTCGTCGCCCTGGCCATCATGACCGTGCTGTTCGCGATGATCTACCGCTTCATGCCCAGGGCCTCGGTCGCCTGGCGCGACGTATGGACGGGGGCCTTCGTCACGGCCGTCCTGTTCGAGATCGGCAAATTCCTGATCGGTCTCTACGTCGGCAAGGCGTCGGTGGCGTCGTCCTATGCGGCGGCGGGCTCGCTGGTCGTCGTGCTGATCTGGGTGTATTACGCGGCCCAGGTCTTTCTGCTGGGCGCGGAGTTCACCTGGGTCTATGCCAACGAACACGGCTCGCGCCGGGGCGCGGCGCGGCCGGCGGCTGTTGCCGCTCAGCCCTGA
- a CDS encoding pyridoxal-phosphate-dependent aminotransferase family protein codes for MLQLDFHPTGRHFLQIPGPSPVPDRILRAISLPTIDHRGPEFGALGRDVLDKIKYVFQTRSPVIIYPASGTGAWEAALTNTLSPGDDVLMFETGHFAALWKAMADRLGLNAEILSREGTDEHLPHAPGWRHGVQADAIERRLRQDTARKIKAVCVAHNETSTGATSDIAAVRRAIDAAGHPALLLVDSISGLGSIDYRHDEWGVDVTISGSQKGLMLPPGMSFNALSPRAIEASKTAGFPRSFWAWGEILAMNADGYWPYTPNTNLLYGLSESLDMLRAEGLPNVFARHDRWAAAVRSAVVAWGLPILCADEQCYSSVLTGVIVPAGVDADALRRLIHERFDLSLGTGLGKVKGRVFRMGHLGDSNDLTLVAMVAGVEMGLRQTGVPLAGSGVEAIMAYLGSHAAPAYRQAAATPGAA; via the coding sequence ATGTTGCAGCTCGATTTTCATCCGACCGGCCGCCATTTTCTGCAGATCCCGGGCCCCAGCCCCGTGCCGGATCGCATCCTGCGCGCGATCAGCCTGCCCACCATCGATCATCGCGGCCCCGAATTCGGCGCGTTGGGCCGCGATGTCCTCGACAAGATCAAGTACGTTTTCCAGACGCGCTCGCCTGTCATCATCTACCCTGCCTCGGGCACCGGCGCGTGGGAAGCCGCGCTGACCAACACCCTGAGTCCCGGCGACGACGTCCTCATGTTCGAGACCGGCCACTTCGCGGCCTTGTGGAAAGCGATGGCCGACCGGCTCGGATTGAACGCCGAGATCCTGTCCCGCGAAGGCACGGACGAGCACCTTCCCCATGCACCCGGATGGCGCCACGGCGTGCAGGCCGATGCCATCGAGCGCCGCCTGCGCCAGGACACCGCCCGCAAGATCAAGGCGGTGTGCGTCGCGCACAATGAAACCTCGACCGGCGCCACCTCCGACATCGCCGCGGTTCGCCGGGCCATCGACGCGGCCGGCCATCCGGCGCTGCTGCTGGTGGACAGCATCTCGGGCCTGGGAAGCATTGACTACCGCCATGACGAATGGGGCGTGGACGTCACCATCAGCGGCTCGCAGAAGGGCCTGATGCTGCCGCCCGGGATGAGCTTCAACGCCCTCTCGCCGCGCGCCATCGAGGCCAGCAAGACCGCCGGTTTCCCCCGATCGTTCTGGGCCTGGGGCGAGATCCTCGCCATGAACGCGGATGGCTATTGGCCGTACACGCCCAATACCAACCTGCTGTATGGCCTGTCCGAATCGCTGGACATGCTCCGCGCCGAGGGCTTGCCCAATGTGTTCGCACGTCATGATCGCTGGGCGGCGGCGGTGCGCAGCGCCGTCGTGGCGTGGGGCCTGCCTATCCTGTGCGCGGACGAACAATGTTATTCGTCCGTGCTGACCGGCGTCATCGTGCCGGCTGGCGTCGATGCCGACGCATTGCGCCGCCTCATCCACGAGCGTTTCGACCTTTCCCTGGGCACCGGCCTGGGCAAGGTGAAGGGGCGCGTATTCCGCATGGGCCACCTGGGCGACAGCAATGACCTTACCCTCGTCGCCATGGTCGCCGGGGTCGAGATGGGCCTGCGGCAGACCGGGGTACCACTGGCCGGCAGTGGCGTCGAGGCAATAATGGCGTATCTCGGCAGCCACGCGGCGCCGGCATACCGGCAAGCCGCCGCCACCCCAGGCGCGGCGTAA
- a CDS encoding SRPBCC family protein, giving the protein MATGTVKLHRVLKAPADRVYRAFLEPDAIAKWIAPYGFTCQVHHMDPKVGGTYRMSFRNFGTGAAHSFGGEYLELVPNEKIRYSDQFDDPNMPGKMQATITLRQVMCGTELNILQEGLPEVIPVEMCYLGWQESLAQLAQLVEPDIQG; this is encoded by the coding sequence ATGGCTACCGGAACCGTCAAACTTCATCGTGTGCTGAAGGCGCCCGCCGATCGTGTGTACCGGGCTTTTCTCGAACCGGACGCGATCGCGAAATGGATCGCGCCTTACGGCTTTACCTGCCAGGTGCATCACATGGATCCCAAGGTAGGGGGGACGTACAGGATGTCGTTCCGGAACTTCGGCACGGGCGCGGCCCATTCCTTTGGCGGGGAATACCTGGAGCTGGTGCCCAATGAAAAAATCCGCTATTCCGACCAGTTCGACGATCCCAATATGCCCGGGAAGATGCAGGCGACGATCACCTTGCGGCAGGTGATGTGCGGGACGGAGCTGAATATCCTGCAGGAAGGCCTGCCGGAGGTGATCCCCGTGGAGATGTGCTACCTGGGCTGGCAGGAGTCGCTGGCGCAATTGGCCCAACTGGTCGAGCCCGACATTCAGGGCTGA
- a CDS encoding serine hydrolase domain-containing protein — MKNFDEVIALAQAGESSWDRDVNGNFGVHMKERPPLNRLFGPLHSRGPASGVILLDGKEVAAWGEPDRADLTYSVVKTYIALVAGVAYDQGLLPDVDARIGERLHGIGFDEGNNAKITWRQMLQQTSEWEGTLWDIPDQADRYSTASFGAPAAGSKGDARPLQEPGTYWEYNDIRVNQLARALMYLFERPLPEVFREFIMTPIGASTDWRWVGYDNAWVEINGQRMQSVTGGSHWGGGMSISARDQALIGNMMLNDGKANGKQVLSKEWLAQMYTPCELAHNYGYLIWLNEAPKIFPELPASSRFQIGAGSSFVWMEKEHGMVAVMRWLEKSRANEVFTRLFQVIK; from the coding sequence ATGAAGAATTTCGACGAAGTTATCGCTTTGGCCCAGGCGGGCGAGTCCAGCTGGGACCGCGATGTGAATGGCAACTTCGGCGTTCACATGAAAGAGCGTCCGCCATTGAACCGCCTGTTCGGTCCGCTCCATTCGCGCGGCCCGGCATCCGGGGTCATCCTGCTGGATGGAAAGGAAGTGGCCGCCTGGGGCGAACCGGACCGCGCCGACCTCACCTACAGCGTGGTCAAGACCTACATTGCCTTGGTGGCCGGCGTGGCCTACGACCAGGGGCTCCTGCCCGACGTCGATGCCCGCATCGGCGAACGCCTTCATGGCATCGGCTTCGACGAAGGCAACAACGCCAAGATCACCTGGCGCCAGATGCTGCAGCAGACCAGCGAATGGGAAGGCACGCTCTGGGACATCCCCGACCAGGCCGATCGCTACAGCACGGCCAGTTTCGGCGCCCCCGCAGCCGGCAGCAAGGGCGACGCGCGCCCCTTGCAGGAACCCGGCACCTATTGGGAATACAACGATATCCGCGTCAACCAGCTCGCGCGCGCGCTCATGTATCTGTTCGAGCGCCCGCTGCCCGAGGTCTTCCGCGAATTCATCATGACGCCCATTGGCGCCTCGACAGACTGGCGCTGGGTCGGCTACGACAACGCCTGGGTCGAGATCAACGGCCAGCGCATGCAGTCCGTCACCGGCGGTTCGCATTGGGGCGGCGGCATGTCGATCAGCGCGCGCGACCAGGCCCTCATCGGCAACATGATGCTCAACGACGGCAAGGCCAACGGCAAGCAGGTGTTGTCGAAGGAATGGCTGGCGCAGATGTACACGCCGTGCGAGCTCGCGCACAACTACGGCTATCTCATCTGGCTGAACGAAGCGCCCAAGATATTCCCCGAGCTGCCGGCATCGAGCCGCTTCCAGATCGGCGCGGGCAGTTCCTTCGTCTGGATGGAAAAGGAACACGGCATGGTGGCGGTGATGCGGTGGCTCGAAAAGAGCCGCGCGAATGAGGTCTTCACCCGCCTGTTCCAGGTCATCAAGTAA
- a CDS encoding GntR family transcriptional regulator → MNSTLSLESDRETSFEIARPSLHDQVVSRLRALLIEGVIPPGKKLNERELCELLKISRTPLREAIKLLASEGLVDLLPNRGAIAVDLTEADVHHAFELLSELEGLAGELACRRITAEELAALQSLHARMLASYVEKDLSTYYQLNASIHRAIIKAAKNPLLERTYQTINTRVQALRFNTNHDKAKWERAVGDHVKMMDALDARDAQMLRHLLTQHLRDKADVVIAQLRIRRQGTAVDA, encoded by the coding sequence ATGAATTCAACCCTTTCCCTCGAATCCGATCGCGAAACCAGTTTCGAGATCGCGCGCCCCTCCTTGCACGATCAGGTGGTGTCGAGGCTGCGTGCCTTGTTGATCGAAGGCGTCATACCGCCGGGAAAGAAATTGAACGAACGGGAGCTCTGCGAGCTTCTGAAGATTTCCCGGACGCCCTTGCGTGAAGCGATCAAGCTGCTAGCCTCGGAAGGCCTGGTCGACCTGCTGCCCAACCGCGGTGCGATCGCGGTGGATTTGACCGAAGCGGACGTGCATCATGCGTTCGAGTTGCTGTCCGAACTCGAAGGGCTGGCGGGGGAGCTGGCCTGTCGGCGCATTACCGCCGAGGAGCTCGCGGCACTGCAGTCGCTGCATGCCAGGATGCTGGCCAGCTACGTGGAAAAGGACTTATCCACGTACTATCAATTGAATGCGTCGATTCATCGCGCCATCATCAAGGCCGCGAAGAATCCCCTGCTGGAAAGGACCTACCAGACCATCAATACACGCGTCCAGGCGCTTCGGTTCAACACGAACCATGACAAGGCCAAGTGGGAACGCGCGGTCGGCGATCACGTGAAAATGATGGACGCGTTGGATGCGCGCGATGCGCAGATGCTGCGCCATCTATTGACGCAGCATTTGCGTGACAAGGCCGATGTGGTCATTGCCCAGCTTCGTATCCGAAGGCAGGGCACTGCCGTGGACGCCTAG
- a CDS encoding IclR family transcriptional regulator — protein MPRKSAIPSIADRNAAEGGVAAVDRALSVLGVFSAATPLLSLADISTLTEMHKSTVLRLLASLEHAHLIRRQPDGRYALGAGIVRLHQIYAASFSLESVIMPALRELVAQTKESAAFHVQQGDRRLCLHRVDSPRPVRDHIRPGDLLPLDRGAGGRIITAYSGAAGAMYARIRRDQVVVLVGDRIPEIAGIAAPVFNPDGECLGALTLTMPTDRFDAAFEKPVVQGARKLTALLGGEYPPPP, from the coding sequence ATGCCGCGCAAATCCGCCATACCTTCCATTGCCGACCGCAACGCCGCCGAAGGCGGCGTTGCCGCTGTCGATCGCGCGCTTTCCGTGCTTGGCGTCTTCTCCGCCGCCACGCCTTTGCTCAGCCTGGCGGACATCTCCACGCTGACGGAGATGCACAAAAGCACCGTCCTGCGCCTGCTCGCGTCCCTGGAGCATGCCCACCTCATCCGGCGCCAGCCGGACGGCCGCTACGCCCTGGGCGCGGGCATCGTCCGCCTGCACCAGATCTACGCGGCGTCGTTTTCGCTGGAGTCGGTCATCATGCCCGCGCTGCGCGAGCTGGTCGCCCAGACCAAGGAAAGCGCGGCCTTCCACGTCCAGCAGGGCGATCGCCGCCTCTGCCTGCATCGCGTCGACTCGCCCCGCCCCGTGCGCGACCACATCCGCCCGGGCGACCTGCTGCCCCTGGACCGCGGTGCCGGCGGCCGCATCATCACGGCCTACTCGGGCGCCGCGGGCGCCATGTACGCCCGCATCCGCCGCGACCAGGTGGTGGTGCTCGTCGGCGACCGCATCCCGGAGATCGCCGGCATCGCCGCCCCGGTCTTCAACCCGGACGGCGAATGCCTGGGCGCGCTCACGCTGACCATGCCCACGGACCGCTTCGACGCCGCCTTCGAAAAGCCCGTCGTCCAGGGCGCGCGCAAACTGACCGCCCTGCTGGGCGGGGAGTACCCGCCGCCGCCCTGA
- a CDS encoding Bug family tripartite tricarboxylate transporter substrate binding protein, whose product MAHGSFSFRKLIALSASMLVVTSAAAQSSYPSKPITLVVGFSAGSSIDLVARIIGDKLSKSLGQSVIVENKAGAGGNIAAGYVARAPKDGYTLLVAANSLAVSSALYKNLNFDASKDFQAVAYIGISPVDLKVNARLGINSLDELIKFGKAHPNKLNYGSSGVGGTPHMATVLFEQVTGVKMTHIPYKGGGDALSALMGGQVDVLINPILGSANTDKIKTLAITGDQRSSLSPNVPTFKELGYGKYDIGVYYGIVGPAGMPKDAVDKLNASVRSILADPSVVSTLTEKQGVVLKAESPQAFQDYLDRDIQRWKTIVKETGTSLD is encoded by the coding sequence ATGGCACACGGCAGCTTCTCGTTCAGAAAACTCATCGCGCTTTCCGCGAGCATGCTGGTGGTGACATCGGCGGCCGCGCAATCCTCCTATCCCAGCAAACCCATCACGCTGGTGGTGGGCTTTTCCGCCGGCAGCAGCATCGATCTGGTCGCGCGCATCATCGGCGACAAATTGTCCAAGTCACTCGGGCAAAGCGTCATCGTGGAAAACAAGGCCGGCGCCGGCGGCAACATCGCGGCGGGCTATGTGGCACGCGCGCCCAAGGACGGCTATACGCTGCTCGTGGCAGCGAACAGCCTGGCAGTCAGCTCCGCGCTTTACAAGAACCTCAATTTCGACGCCAGCAAGGACTTCCAGGCTGTTGCCTATATCGGCATCAGCCCGGTCGACCTGAAGGTCAACGCGCGTCTGGGCATCAACAGCCTCGACGAACTCATCAAGTTCGGCAAGGCACATCCGAACAAGCTGAATTACGGTTCGTCGGGCGTCGGCGGCACGCCGCACATGGCGACTGTGCTGTTCGAACAGGTGACGGGCGTGAAGATGACGCACATTCCCTACAAGGGCGGCGGCGATGCGCTGAGCGCGCTCATGGGCGGGCAAGTCGACGTCCTGATCAATCCCATCCTCGGATCGGCCAACACCGACAAGATCAAGACCCTGGCCATCACCGGCGACCAGCGCTCCAGCCTGTCGCCCAACGTGCCCACCTTCAAGGAGCTGGGCTACGGGAAATACGATATCGGCGTCTACTACGGCATCGTCGGCCCGGCCGGCATGCCCAAGGATGCCGTGGACAAGCTCAACGCCAGCGTGCGGTCCATCCTGGCCGACCCGTCCGTGGTCAGCACATTGACCGAGAAACAAGGCGTGGTGCTCAAGGCGGAAAGCCCGCAGGCCTTCCAGGATTACCTGGACCGCGACATCCAGCGCTGGAAAACCATCGTCAAGGAAACGGGCACGTCGCTGGACTAA
- a CDS encoding class I SAM-dependent methyltransferase, giving the protein MAEESAPIVELAEWFQTPPGQYALRWEQAQFDAVVADVFGYNALQVGLAELDLLRNNRMPFKAYVGTVMPEPDVAARWQACTLADPRALPFSSQSIDLLILPHAFECTDAPHDVLREVERVLMPEGRVVISGFNPWSLWGARNRMPGMEPWLPHAPSAQVSLARVKDWLKLLSFEVDRGRFGCYAPACQTDIWLQRWRFMEKAGDRWWAVCGAVYMVSAVKRVAGMRLIGPAWKQKRPAAAAASVVANHRSPL; this is encoded by the coding sequence GTGGCAGAAGAGAGTGCGCCGATTGTAGAACTGGCCGAGTGGTTTCAGACGCCGCCCGGCCAGTATGCGCTGCGCTGGGAGCAGGCCCAGTTCGATGCGGTGGTGGCCGACGTATTCGGCTACAACGCCTTGCAGGTGGGTCTGGCGGAGCTGGACCTGCTGCGCAACAACCGCATGCCGTTCAAGGCTTATGTGGGTACGGTCATGCCCGAGCCGGACGTGGCGGCGCGCTGGCAGGCCTGCACGCTGGCCGATCCACGCGCCTTGCCGTTCTCGTCGCAGAGCATAGACCTGTTGATCCTGCCGCATGCCTTCGAGTGCACGGATGCGCCGCATGACGTGCTGCGCGAAGTGGAACGGGTGCTGATGCCGGAGGGGCGCGTGGTGATATCGGGCTTCAATCCCTGGAGCCTCTGGGGCGCGCGCAACCGCATGCCCGGCATGGAGCCCTGGCTGCCGCACGCGCCGTCGGCGCAGGTCTCGCTGGCCCGCGTCAAGGATTGGCTGAAGCTGCTGTCCTTCGAGGTCGACCGGGGCCGCTTCGGCTGCTATGCGCCGGCGTGCCAGACGGATATCTGGCTGCAGCGCTGGCGCTTCATGGAAAAGGCCGGCGATCGCTGGTGGGCGGTGTGCGGCGCGGTGTATATGGTGTCGGCGGTCAAGCGCGTGGCGGGCATGCGGCTGATCGGCCCGGCCTGGAAGCAGAAGCGGCCGGCCGCCGCGGCGGCATCGGTGGTGGCGAATCACCGATCGCCGCTTTAA
- a CDS encoding Bug family tripartite tricarboxylate transporter substrate binding protein: protein MNPHRRNLLAGMAAAPLLSLPAIGRAQGKYPSGPVTLIVPFPPGGGTDASSRTIAQAITQLTGWNIVVENRPGAGGNIGLGLLSHANADGMTIGMGQTSNLAINPSLYKSMPYDARKDFAPIALVSGQPMILVVREGSPLSTLKSLVDAAKANPGKLNMASAGIGTVGHLAGEMFAIQAGIKIFHVPYPGAARALADLAGGQVDLYFGTPASVLPLMQSGKLHAVAVTSLKRLPVAKDVPTIAEQGYPDFEAEDWKALVAPRGTPASIVENLNRATNEALKQPLTQQRFAAEGSVTLGGSVADASKFMASEYERWGKAVRDSGTKME, encoded by the coding sequence ATGAACCCACACCGCCGCAACCTGCTGGCAGGCATGGCCGCCGCGCCGCTGTTGTCGCTGCCGGCGATCGGCCGCGCGCAAGGCAAATATCCCTCCGGCCCTGTCACGCTGATCGTGCCGTTTCCGCCGGGTGGCGGCACCGATGCGTCGTCGCGCACGATCGCGCAGGCCATCACGCAGCTGACCGGTTGGAACATCGTCGTGGAGAACCGTCCCGGCGCGGGCGGCAATATCGGCCTGGGGCTGCTGTCCCATGCCAACGCCGACGGCATGACGATAGGCATGGGGCAGACCTCCAATCTGGCCATCAATCCCTCGCTGTACAAGTCCATGCCGTATGACGCGCGCAAGGACTTCGCGCCCATCGCGCTGGTGTCCGGCCAGCCCATGATCCTGGTGGTGCGCGAAGGCTCGCCGCTCAGCACGCTGAAAAGCCTGGTCGACGCGGCCAAGGCCAATCCCGGCAAGCTCAACATGGCGTCCGCCGGCATCGGCACCGTCGGCCACCTGGCTGGCGAGATGTTCGCCATCCAGGCGGGGATCAAGATCTTCCACGTGCCTTATCCCGGCGCGGCGCGCGCGCTGGCGGACCTGGCGGGTGGCCAGGTGGACCTGTATTTCGGCACGCCCGCCAGCGTGCTGCCCCTGATGCAGTCGGGCAAGCTGCACGCGGTGGCGGTCACCTCGCTCAAGCGGCTGCCGGTAGCCAAGGATGTGCCGACGATCGCCGAACAAGGCTATCCCGACTTCGAGGCCGAGGACTGGAAGGCGCTGGTGGCGCCGCGCGGCACGCCGGCCTCGATCGTCGAAAACCTGAACCGCGCGACGAACGAAGCGCTGAAGCAGCCCCTGACGCAGCAGCGCTTCGCGGCCGAAGGCAGCGTCACGCTGGGCGGCAGCGTGGCCGATGCATCGAAGTTCATGGCCAGCGAATACGAGCGCTGGGGCAAGGCGGTGCGCGATTCCGGCACGAAGATGGAGTAA
- the dnaQ gene encoding DNA polymerase III subunit epsilon — translation MRQIILDTETTGLEPAQGHRIVEIGCLEIVNRMVTGNTMHVYLNPDRDSDPEALAVHGLTTEFLADKPRFQDVADELCRFLDGAEVIIHNAAFDTKFINAELARIGRGPMHEFCATITDSLMHARELHPGKRNSLDALCERYGISNAHRTLHGALLDARLLGEVWLAMTRGQDALLIDMDESGGKGQAEGIVLARFDASGLPVIRASAEELAEHEAYLAALDKSVGGACLWRQWDPAPVVEEAQAQAA, via the coding sequence ATGCGCCAAATCATCCTCGATACCGAAACCACCGGCCTGGAGCCCGCCCAGGGCCATCGCATCGTCGAAATCGGCTGCCTGGAAATCGTCAATCGCATGGTCACGGGCAACACCATGCACGTGTACCTGAACCCGGACCGCGACAGCGATCCCGAGGCCTTGGCGGTGCACGGGCTGACCACGGAATTCCTGGCGGACAAACCGCGATTCCAGGACGTCGCGGACGAGCTGTGCCGTTTCCTGGATGGCGCGGAAGTCATCATCCACAACGCGGCCTTCGATACCAAGTTCATCAACGCCGAACTGGCGCGCATCGGCCGCGGGCCCATGCACGAGTTCTGCGCGACGATCACCGATTCCTTGATGCATGCGCGCGAGCTGCACCCGGGCAAGCGGAATTCGCTGGATGCGCTGTGCGAACGCTACGGCATTTCGAACGCGCACCGTACGCTGCACGGCGCCTTGCTGGATGCGCGCCTGCTCGGCGAAGTCTGGCTGGCGATGACGCGCGGCCAGGACGCGCTGCTGATCGACATGGACGAGTCCGGCGGCAAGGGCCAGGCCGAAGGCATCGTCCTGGCGCGCTTCGACGCGTCCGGCCTGCCGGTGATCCGCGCCAGCGCGGAAGAACTGGCCGAACACGAAGCCTACCTGGCGGCGCTGGACAAGTCGGTGGGCGGCGCCTGCCTGTGGCGGCAGTGGGATCCGGCGCCGGTGGTGGAAGAAGCCCAGGCCCAGGCTGCGTAG
- a CDS encoding enoyl-CoA hydratase/isomerase family protein: METRPGALPDLASAGVPPGPDVLANSAPPAVTAPDADPIVIERHQGWAVVRIARPEKRNALDRRARIALLRAFDSLQGQARCIVLTGTDGSFCAGLDLKERASELAAGQRDTSGDEWIAVNMAIRRHPAVFIAAVNGMALGGGMTLVNSCDLALAAEDAWLGCPELASSAYAGAAGPTGMLSWPRKRVAWMLLTAERIDAHTAERWGVVNEVVAADRLLARAAELATRIAGFDVAALEETKKSLDHVPAQVADWEGAMRYGQSVNAAIRARRANE; this comes from the coding sequence ATGGAGACAAGACCTGGCGCCTTGCCAGATCTCGCGTCGGCCGGCGTTCCGCCTGGCCCCGACGTCCTGGCGAACAGTGCGCCGCCGGCGGTGACCGCGCCCGACGCGGACCCCATCGTCATCGAGCGCCATCAAGGCTGGGCCGTCGTCCGCATCGCACGGCCTGAGAAGCGCAATGCGCTGGATCGCCGCGCGCGCATCGCGCTGCTGCGCGCTTTCGACAGCCTGCAGGGCCAGGCCCGCTGCATCGTATTGACCGGCACCGACGGCAGTTTCTGCGCGGGACTCGATCTGAAGGAGCGCGCCAGCGAGCTGGCGGCCGGCCAGCGGGATACCTCGGGCGACGAGTGGATCGCCGTCAACATGGCGATACGCCGCCACCCCGCGGTGTTCATCGCCGCCGTCAACGGCATGGCGCTGGGCGGCGGGATGACGCTGGTGAACTCCTGCGACCTGGCCCTGGCCGCGGAAGACGCCTGGCTGGGGTGCCCGGAACTGGCGTCGTCGGCCTATGCCGGCGCGGCCGGGCCGACCGGCATGCTGTCCTGGCCGCGCAAGCGCGTGGCGTGGATGCTGTTGACTGCCGAGCGCATCGACGCGCATACGGCCGAACGCTGGGGCGTGGTCAACGAAGTGGTGGCGGCCGACCGGCTGCTTGCGCGGGCAGCCGAACTCGCCACGCGCATCGCCGGGTTCGACGTCGCCGCGCTGGAAGAAACCAAGAAATCGCTGGACCATGTGCCCGCCCAGGTTGCCGATTGGGAAGGCGCGATGCGCTATGGCCAGAGCGTGAACGCGGCCATACGCGCGCGCCGCGCAAACGAATAG